The proteins below are encoded in one region of Canis lupus dingo isolate Sandy chromosome 30, ASM325472v2, whole genome shotgun sequence:
- the BAHD1 gene encoding bromo adjacent homology domain-containing 1 protein isoform X1, which yields MTHTRRKSLPMLSSGPTGRREPLQMEGSNMEQGAESVEAGMPESPGHLTGRRKNYPLRKRPLVPEKPKACKVLLTRLENVAGPRSADEADELPPDLPKPPSPAPSGEDTGLTQPRKRRLASLNAEALNNLLLEREDASSLVGTRRSRGDPHRSRDRDRAAGGWSSSKKRPRLGDLGGGSRDLSPEPAPDDGARRDGDPAPKRLASLNAAAFLKLSQERELPLRPPRAHPEADGRSAEPPALRAPRPKWANNKVHGKNYPKARQGPGSGEAVGPLGWQRHPEEPWPSATPRGPASQPPYQPLSKALESPLGLRPHLPLLMGGQAALKPEPGRPGEESPAPKQELHQPSFPAPQLSPLPMPGNPAHYSGLCGRPELTALGSFYVYCSQDGLQCGGYAPCPMLPEGKLSSVAAPNEGLLLAPSSVPAGTPFQHPPWGSRYCSSEDTGVNGYSICEMLPPSLTHIGTTCGGCPYKMPFAAGCRSLGQLEFPLPEAGHPASPAHPLLGCPVPSVPPAAEPVPHLQTPTSEPQTVARACPQSAKPPSGSKSGLRTGSSCRHTARSKAACRPSHPKQPRVQRPRPRRRRRRRTNGWVPVGAACEKAVYVLDEPEPAIRKSYQAVERHGETIRVRDTVLLKSGPRKTSTPYVAKISALWENPESGELMMSLLWYYRPEHLQGGRSPSMHEPLQNEVFASRHQDQNSVACIEEKCYVLTFAEYCRFCAMAKRRGEGLPSRKTALVPPSADYSTPPHRTVPEDTDPELVFLCRHVYDFRHGRILKNPQ from the exons ATGACACACACACGGAGGAAGTCCCTTCCCATGCTGAGTTCGGGCCCCACTGGCCGCCGGGAGCCCCTGCAGATGGAAGGAAGCAATATGGAGCAGGGGGCAGAGAGTGTGGAAGCAGGCATGCCCGAGAGCCCAGGACACCTCACAGGGCGCCGCAAGAACTACCCGCTGCGGAAGCGCCCCCTGGTTCCTGAGAAGCCCAAGGCCTGCAAAGTGCTGCTGACCCGCCTGGAGAATGTGGCTGGCCCACGGAGTGCAGATGAGGCTGATGAGCTGCCCCCTGACCTGCCCAAGCCCCCGAGCCCAGCCCCATCTGGTGAGGACACTGGCCTTACCCAGCCCCGCAAGAGGCGCCTGGCCTCCCTCAATGCAGAGGCCCTCAATAACCTGCTGCTGGAGCGGGAGGATGCCAGCAGCCTGGTGGGCACCCGTCGCAGTCGGGGCGACCCTCACCGCAGCCGGGACCGTGACCGAGCCGCTGGGGGCTGGTCCTCCTCCAAGAAACGGCCCCGGCTAGGGGACCTTGGAGGGGGAAGTCGGGACCTGTCCCCAGAGCCAGCACCTGATGATGGTGCCCGTCGAGACGGTGACCCAGCGCCCAAGAGACTGGCCAGCCTGAATGCAGCTGCCTTCCTGAAGCTGAGCCAGGAGCGGGAGCTACCCTTGAGGCCACCTCGTGCCCACCCAGAAGCAGATGGGCGTTCTGCAGAACCACCAGCGCTGAGGGCTCCGAGGCCAAAGTGGGCTAATAATAAGGTCCATGGGAAGAACTATCCCAAGGCCCGGCAggggcctggctctggggaggCGGTGGGCCCACTTGGCTGGCAGAGGCACCCTGAGGAGCCATGGCCATCTGCCACCCCTCGtgggccagccagccagccaccttACCAGCCACTGAGCAAGGCTCTGGAAAGCCCCTTAGGGCtccgcccccacctgcccctgctgaTGGGTGGGCAGGCAGCCTTGAAGCCAGAGCCTGGGCGCCCAGGCGAGGAGTCACCTGCCCCCAAGCAGGAACTGCACCAGCCTTCTTTCCCTGCACCCCAGCTGTCCCCGCTGCCGATGCCTGGCAACCCTGCCCACTACAGTGGCCTGTGTGGTCGGCCTGAGCTCACTGCACTGGGCAGCTTCTACGTGTATTGCAGCCAAGATGGGCTGCAGTGTGGAGGCTATGCCCCCTGCCCCATGCTTCCCGAGGGCAAGTTGTCCTCAGTGGCTGCACCTAACGAGGGGCTCCTCTTGGCACCAAGCTCAGTGCCTGCAGGCACCCCTTTCCAGCACCCTCCCTGGGGCTCTCGCTACTGCTCTAGCGAGGACACTGGAGTGAATGGATACAGCATCTGTGAAATGTTGCCCCCATCTCTTACCCACATTGGCACTACCTGTGGCGGCTGCCCCTACAAAATGCCTTTTGCAGCAG GCTGCAGGTCCCTAGGCCAGCTGGAATTTCCTCTCCCAGAAGCTGGCCACCCTGCCtcacctgcccaccccctcctggGATGCCCTGTGCCCAGCGTGCCACCTGCAGCAGAGCCTGTCCCCCATCTTCAGACACCCACCTCGGAGCCCCAGACCGTAGCCCGCGCATGCCCTCAGAGCGCCAAGCCTCCTAGCGGCTCCAAGTCAGGTCTACGCACAGGCTCCAGCTGTAGGCACACCGCGAGGAGCAAGGCCGCCTGCAGGCCCAGCCACCCCAAGCAGCCACGTGTCCAGCGCCCGCGCCCACGCCGCCGTCGCCGTCGCCGCACTAATGGCTGGGTGCCCGTCGGTGCTGCATGTGAGAAGGCGGTCTATGTCTTG GATGAACCAGAACCAGCCATCCGAAAGAGCTACCAGGCGGTGGAGCGGCATGGAGAGACGATCCGAGTCCGGGACACCGTCCTCCTCAAGTCAGGCCCACGAAAGACGTCCACACCTTATGTGGCCAAGATCTCTGCCCTCTGGGAGAACCCTGAATCAG GAGAACTGATGATGAGCCTCTTGTGGTATTACAGACCAGAGCACTTACAGGGAGGCCGCAGTCCCAGCATGCACGAG CCTTTGCAGAATGAAGTCTTTGCGTCAAGACATCAGGACCAGAACAGTGTGGCCTGCATTGAGGAGAAGTGCTACGTGCTGACCTTTGCTGAGTACTGCAG ATTCTGTGCCATGGCCAAGCGCCGAGGCGAGGGCCTCCCGAGCCGAAAGACAGCACTGGTGCCCCCCTCTGCAGACTACTCTACCCCGCCACACCGCACGGTGCCCGAGGACACGGACCCTGAGCTGGTGTTTCTTTGCCGCCATGTCTATGACTTCCGCCATGGCCGCATCCTCAAGAACCCTCAGTAG